The genomic interval CAGGGTTTTACAACTGTTGAATACATGGCAGCAGCACTTCTGGATATGGCGTACCACACATTGACTAATGAAGATCCGAATCTGGATATTAATAAGTTTGAAAAGAAAGTGTTAGACGACCTGGGATTGATTCCGGAAATTATCAGCCGTTATCGCACAACTTATTTCCGCCACATTACCGGCGGATATTCTTCAGGCTATTATAGCTATATCTGGTCAGAAATTATGGATGCTGACACGTTTGGAGCTTTTAAAGAAAAAGGCATCTTCGATAAGGAAACTGCCGATTCATATCGTAATAATATTTTGGCAAAAGGCGGGACAGTAGAAGCAATGGAAATGTTTAAGAATTTCCGTGGCCGTGAACCTGAAACAGAACCGTTACTTAAAAAACGCGGGCTAAAATAAATAATATTTGTGATCATGCAGGGATAATCTCTGCATGATCTTTTTTTTATTTTTTTAAACGTTCAATAAGACCCTTTATTGTTGCCCTTGTTTCTTTGCTCCACCATTGGTCTAAAAACGTTTCGACAGAATCTTCAAAGTCAATATCGAGCTGCACAAACAATTCTCGCCTAAAATTCATTTTGCTTGTCTGAAAAACATTTGGGATAATCCGTAAGTATTGATTCATCTTTTCTTCAGCTTTTTTTAATAAAGTTTCTCCGGAGCATTTTTCATCAATCAACCCGTGTTCAAGTGCCTGGTCTACAGATAAAAGTTTTCCTTCTAACAAATATTGATAAGCTTTACCTCTACCCAGCCAGAATGAATAAATATGAAAAAAATTCTCTGGAACAATAATACCCAAAGGTACTTCATTAAGCCCGATTGTGTAACTTCCATCAACCATTATTCGCCAATCGGCTGGAATGGCCAACACGCATCCACCGGCAGGGGAATGCCCTGAAACAGTAACAATTAGTGGCTTTTGAAATTTGGCCATTTTTACCATGAGACTAAAAAGCAGCGACCAATATTCTTTGCTCTGCTCGCGATCATAATTAAAAACTTCAACAACATCCACACCCACTGAAAAAAAATGTTCCTGGCCGGTAAGAATAACACCTAAAACACTTTCGTCTTTTTTCAATTGATTGAAGCAAGTGTGGAGCTCGTTCAGCATTTCCATATTAATGGGATTTGATTTACCACGGTTTAGCGCAAGAAGTGTATAAGTTGTGTTTTTTTCAAGTTTGATTGTATTGAAGTTTTCCATGACCTATCCTATTTAAAAAAT from Calditrichota bacterium carries:
- a CDS encoding enoyl-CoA hydratase/isomerase family protein; protein product: MENFNTIKLEKNTTYTLLALNRGKSNPINMEMLNELHTCFNQLKKDESVLGVILTGQEHFFSVGVDVVEVFNYDREQSKEYWSLLFSLMVKMAKFQKPLIVTVSGHSPAGGCVLAIPADWRIMVDGSYTIGLNEVPLGIIVPENFFHIYSFWLGRGKAYQYLLEGKLLSVDQALEHGLIDEKCSGETLLKKAEEKMNQYLRIIPNVFQTSKMNFRRELFVQLDIDFEDSVETFLDQWWSKETRATIKGLIERLKK